DNA from Ancylothrix sp. D3o:
TATCACGGCTCGCAAAAATTCCGAAGCAGCAATAGCGGCACAGCAAAAGCAACTGCATAAAAGTGAAACCACAAATAAAGCGATTTTGAATGCAATTCCTGATATGATTTTTCGGATCAGTCGGGACGGTGTTTTTCTTTCTTTTCAACCAAGCCTGTTAACTCTGCCGCTGGTTAATTCTAGCGAGTTTGTCGGCAAATTTGTAGGAGAAGTTTTGCCCGGTGAAGTATCTTTTCAGTATAGGCAAGCCATTGAAAAAGCACTCGTCACTGGGGAGCTACAAGCTTTGGAATACGAGTTAAGTAGAGGCGGAGATATTCAAGAATTTGAGGCGCGGATTGTTGCTTGTGGGGAAGATGAAGTTTTGGTGATAGTGAGGGATATTACCGAACGCAAAAAAGCGCAACAAGCTCTTACCAAAAGTGAGGCAAAGTTTCGCTCTATGATTCAAAATAGCTCGGATATTATTACTTTATTTAATAAAGAGGGAATTATTGAATATGAAAGTCCTTCCCTAGAGAAAGTTTTAGGGTATAAACCAGAAGAGCTAATTGGAAAAAACGTTTTTGATTTCATTCATCCAGAGGATCTAACATTGATTCTGGTTAAGTTTAACGAGTTAATTCAACAACCGGGGAGTATTTCAGTACCCACCGAATATCGATTTTTGCATAAAAACAAGTCTTGGTGTTGGCTGGAAACTACGGCAAGCAATTTAACTTTAGACCCAGTTTTAAAAGCGGTTGTGGCAAATTCTCGTGATATTTCAGAACGAAAAGAAGCGGAAAAACAATTAAAAGAAAGTGAGGAGAAATACCAGGCAATTTTTAATCATTGTTTCCAATTCACCGGCTTGCTTTCACCCCAAGGAATTATGCTGGAAGTGAATCAAACGGCTTTAGATTTTGTGGAAGCCGAAGCAAAAGATGTGCTCGGATTGCCTTTTTGGGAAACTCCCTGGTGGGCGTTGGGTGAACAGCCGTCGAAGCAGGAAATTGCTTCTCACAAACGCTTAAAACAAGCGATTGTTAAGGCAGCAGCGGGGGAGTTTATTCGTTATGAAGAGCAAGTGCGCGGTGCGGGGAATCGGGTGGCAATGATTGATTTTTCTTTGAAGCCGGTTTACGATGAAAGCCGTAAGGTAAAGTGGCTGATTCCCGAAGGTCGAAATATTAGTGAAATCAAACAAGCTCAAGCTGAACGCGACCGCTTTTTTAATAATTCTACGGATTTAATGATAATTAGCAGTTACGACTCAGTGATTAAGTTAGTTAATCCTGCTTGGGAAAAAACGCTGGGTTATAGCCCAGAAGATTTACAAGGAATGAATTTCCAAGAATTGATTCATCCTGAAGATTTACAGGTAACGCAGAAACGCTGTCAAACTATGATGGAAAATGATCAAAAGTCCGTAGTGGATTTTCAAAACCGCTTTCGCTGCAAAAATGGCGAATATCGCTGGGTATCTTGGAATGCAGTGGCGTTGGAAGAAAAGCAGTTAGTTTATGGGTTTGGCCGCGATATTACACAGCAAAAAGAAGCCGAAGAAGCTCTGCAAAGATTGAATGAACAATTAGAAGAAAGGGTGGAAGAACGGACTTATCAGTTATTAGAAACAGTCGAGAAACTTGAGCGAGAAATTGCTGAACGTTGCTGTGTGGCAAAAGCTTTAAAAACCAGCGAAGAGCGGTTTCGTAATTTAGTAGAAACGACAAATGATTTTGTCTGGGAGGTGGATGCAAATGTGGCTTATACTTATGCAAATCCAGGGGTTAAAGAAATTTTGGGTTATAAACCAGAAGAGATGGTGGGCAAAACTCCTTTTGATTTCATGCCAAAAGATGAGGCAAGCCGAATCATAGAAATAATGAATGAGGTTTTGATCGACAAAAAGCCCTTTCATTCTTTAGAAAATATTAATCAGCATAAAGATGGGCATTTGGTGGTGCTAGAAACGAATGGGGTGCCGGTGTTTAATGCTGAGGGTGTGTTTTGCGGTTATCGGGGGATTGATCGGGATATTACTGGGCGGAAACAAGCGGAAAAAGCTCTGCGGGAAAGTCAGCTTTTTATTCAGCGGGTGGCGGATGCGGTGCCGGGTATTATTTATATCTATGATGTTGTAGAACGGCGGACAATTTATTTGAATAATCAAATGAGTTTGCTGTTGGGGTATGGGGAAGAAGACGTTAAAAATATTAAAGAAGAATTTATGCCCCGGATGATGCACCCGGAAGATTTTGCTAAGTTTGAGGGGTATTGCCGGCAATTTGTAAGCGCTAAAGATGAGGAAGTTTTAGAGAATGAATATCGCTTAAAACACGCTAATGGTGAGTGGCGTTGGTTTTCTAGTCGAGATACGGTTTTTAGTCGTGGAAAGGATGGTTCGCCTCAACAAATTTTAGGAACGGCGCAAGATATTACTCAAAGAAAATTGTCTGAAGAAATGTTAAAACTGCGAGAAAGAGCGATAGAAGCGAGCAGTAATGCGATTGTGATTGTGGATATGCGATTGCCAGATCGAGGCATTATTTATGTCAATCCGGCGTTTGAGAAAATGACTGGCTATTTGCCGCAGGAAGTGTTGGGTAAAAATTGCCGGTTTTTGCAAGGAAAGGATAAACACCAGCCTCAACTTGAGCAACTGCGCCGGTGTATTAAAGCAGGAGAAAGTTGTACTGTGGTGTTGCGAAACTACCGCAAAGATGGCACGTTATTTTGGAATGAGTTAAGTATTGCTCCGCTTTATGATCGCCACCATACTTTGACGCATTATATCGGCATTCAAAGTGATATTACTCACCGCAAGATTTCTGCGGAAAAATTGCAAGAAGCACGAGATCAATTGCAAGCGGTTTTGGATGCGGTGCCGGGGTTTGTTTCTTGGATTAATAATGATTTGCGCTATTTGGGGGTAAACCGACATTTGGCGGCTGCTTATAACTTGAATCCTGAAGCATTTATTGGGCAAAAATTAGGCTTTTTGCAAAATAGCCTAACCTATACAGACTTTATGGGCAAATTTATGATAAGTTCGGCTATGTTTGCCAGTCAAGTAATTAATTTTACAAGCAGCGGTACGGGCCGAGATTACTTGATAGCAGCGCAAAAATACCAGCAAGGAAAAGCAGCGGTGTCAGTAGCTATTGATATTACTGAACGCAAACAAGCTGAAGAAAAATTGCTGGCTTCCCTTCGAGACAAAGAAGTGATGCTCAAAGAAATACACCACCGCGTTAAAAATAATTTGCAGATTGTTTCAAGTTTGCTTAAGTTACAGTCGGGATATATTAAAGATCCCGAAGCATTGGCACTGTTTAAAGACAGTTATAACCGTGTGCGTTCAATGGCTCTCATCCATGAAAAGCTTTACCGTTCCTCGGATTTAGCTCGCATTGATGCTTCGGAGTATATTCGCAACTTGGTTGCTAATTTGTGCGGCGCTTATGGGGTTTCTTCGGGGCTGATTCAAGTTAAAATAGATGTGGAAACAATTGCACTGGACATTGATACGGCGATTCCTTGTGGTTTAATTATTAATGAATTGGTGTCAAATTCTCTTAAATATGCCTTTCCCCAGGGTAAACAAGGTTTGGTGACGATTAATTTTAAATTAAATCAGGCCCACAGTTCCGCCTTGACACCGCAGCAGACGCACCTTTCTGAGGAAAACGCGATCTGTGTGTTGACGGTGGCTGATGATGGGATTGGTTTACCGGCAGATTTTGATTTAGAAACCGCCGATTCTTTAGGATTGCAGCTTGTTTTTAATTTGACCGAACAACTCGGCGGAACAATTAAAGCCAATGGCAAAAAAGGAACTTTTTACGAAATTCGTTTTTTAAAAAGCAGAGAAACTTGAGAGAGTAATTTATGACAAAAGGCACTATATTAGTTGTTGAAGATGAGAGAATTATCGCCCTCGATATCAAACAAAGCTTGGTGAATTTGGGCTACTCAGTGCCGGCTATCGTCTTTTCGGGTTTGCAAGCTTTGGAAAAAGTGATTCAGTGTGCACCAGATTTGGTGTTAATGGATATTATGCTGCAAGGCGAAATGGATGGAGTGACAACTGCCGAAAGAATCCGCCGAGTTTATCAAATTCCGGTGGTTTATTTAACCTCTCATACCGATGAAATTACCTTGCAAAGGGCCAAAGAAACGGAACCTTTTGGTTATATTGTTAAACCGTTTGAGGAAAAGGATTTATACACGACAGTTGAGATTGCAATGGCGCGGGGAAAAGCGGAAACGGAAATGCGTAAGGCTTTGGCAAAAGAACGAGAACTCAACGAACTAAAATCCCGTTTTGTTTCGATGGTTTCCCATGAGTTTCGCACTCCAATGGCGACAATTTTGTTTTCGGCAGGCTTACTAGAAAGTTATGGCAGCGAATGGCCTGACAATAAAAAGATCAAGCATTTACAACGCATTCAGACAGCAGTTCAGCACATGACTGAAATGCTCGATTACGTTTTATTTTTAGGTCAAAGCGAGGCCGGCAAGTTGGAATTTCAACCCGCCGCTATGAACTTAGAAAAGTTTTGCAGCGACTTGAGTGAAGAAATGC
Protein-coding regions in this window:
- a CDS encoding PAS domain S-box protein, which gives rise to MHLTTGSCYHQKQALQAALINDIVQAMRGTLVLGDILQTTADRLHIALNASRCLIFRPDSHEQMNAHHVSEATSEGKSLIGVYCDFYRYYRQFLSQGETVALGCINSSLPPEIQAAACECGIQAILIVPLLHGDTYMGGISLHQCENSREWTEDEIAFVKSIADHCAIAIQQSELYELLRTELEQRYSAEQKSRLAEAKYRSIFENAIEGIFQSTKDGCFIEANPALARICGYDSPASLMATITDIGQQFYIDPHRRDEFIAELEKSGSVVGFESEIFRTDGEIIWISENARAVCDETGNLLYFEGTVEDITARKNSEAAIAAQQKQLHKSETTNKAILNAIPDMIFRISRDGVFLSFQPSLLTLPLVNSSEFVGKFVGEVLPGEVSFQYRQAIEKALVTGELQALEYELSRGGDIQEFEARIVACGEDEVLVIVRDITERKKAQQALTKSEAKFRSMIQNSSDIITLFNKEGIIEYESPSLEKVLGYKPEELIGKNVFDFIHPEDLTLILVKFNELIQQPGSISVPTEYRFLHKNKSWCWLETTASNLTLDPVLKAVVANSRDISERKEAEKQLKESEEKYQAIFNHCFQFTGLLSPQGIMLEVNQTALDFVEAEAKDVLGLPFWETPWWALGEQPSKQEIASHKRLKQAIVKAAAGEFIRYEEQVRGAGNRVAMIDFSLKPVYDESRKVKWLIPEGRNISEIKQAQAERDRFFNNSTDLMIISSYDSVIKLVNPAWEKTLGYSPEDLQGMNFQELIHPEDLQVTQKRCQTMMENDQKSVVDFQNRFRCKNGEYRWVSWNAVALEEKQLVYGFGRDITQQKEAEEALQRLNEQLEERVEERTYQLLETVEKLEREIAERCCVAKALKTSEERFRNLVETTNDFVWEVDANVAYTYANPGVKEILGYKPEEMVGKTPFDFMPKDEASRIIEIMNEVLIDKKPFHSLENINQHKDGHLVVLETNGVPVFNAEGVFCGYRGIDRDITGRKQAEKALRESQLFIQRVADAVPGIIYIYDVVERRTIYLNNQMSLLLGYGEEDVKNIKEEFMPRMMHPEDFAKFEGYCRQFVSAKDEEVLENEYRLKHANGEWRWFSSRDTVFSRGKDGSPQQILGTAQDITQRKLSEEMLKLRERAIEASSNAIVIVDMRLPDRGIIYVNPAFEKMTGYLPQEVLGKNCRFLQGKDKHQPQLEQLRRCIKAGESCTVVLRNYRKDGTLFWNELSIAPLYDRHHTLTHYIGIQSDITHRKISAEKLQEARDQLQAVLDAVPGFVSWINNDLRYLGVNRHLAAAYNLNPEAFIGQKLGFLQNSLTYTDFMGKFMISSAMFASQVINFTSSGTGRDYLIAAQKYQQGKAAVSVAIDITERKQAEEKLLASLRDKEVMLKEIHHRVKNNLQIVSSLLKLQSGYIKDPEALALFKDSYNRVRSMALIHEKLYRSSDLARIDASEYIRNLVANLCGAYGVSSGLIQVKIDVETIALDIDTAIPCGLIINELVSNSLKYAFPQGKQGLVTINFKLNQAHSSALTPQQTHLSEENAICVLTVADDGIGLPADFDLETADSLGLQLVFNLTEQLGGTIKANGKKGTFYEIRFLKSRET
- a CDS encoding ATP-binding protein, encoding MTKGTILVVEDERIIALDIKQSLVNLGYSVPAIVFSGLQALEKVIQCAPDLVLMDIMLQGEMDGVTTAERIRRVYQIPVVYLTSHTDEITLQRAKETEPFGYIVKPFEEKDLYTTVEIAMARGKAETEMRKALAKERELNELKSRFVSMVSHEFRTPMATILFSAGLLESYGSEWPDNKKIKHLQRIQTAVQHMTEMLDYVLFLGQSEAGKLEFQPAAMNLEKFCSDLSEEMQLLAGEKHQVSFICQGDFSSTIMDERLLRHIFTNLLSNAIKYSPQGGKVQFKLTEKIASFTRTGESQPAKNAVFRIEDQGIGIPEKDIKHLFESFHRAANVGTISGTGLGLAIVKKSVDLHQGTIEIETKLGVGTTFIVMLPTIPLKT